CCTCGATCAACTTTAAATCTTTAATTAAATGTTATACGAAATGAAACCATTTgtaagtatttttttgttttaaatgacATGAACAAACATAGGTTCGCTTACATCCGTTGTCAAATAGGAAAGCAAATCccattaaatcaaaataaaacaaaacccaaGTAAAGCAAAAAAATCAACTGGAGAGTAGTTACATCGCACGCTGATGAGCAATTTAAACGGGTCTCTAATGAGGCTCTTCAATCAGGTACAAATTAAAACCAAATACAATGATACATTTATTCAGCTAAAACAGTCATTAACGAACTACTTTCATTAATACCACTGACTTTGCCATAACTCTACATTCAATTTCTCAAGTTCAATCTTTGATGAATATAACAAGAATGAGATCCAgaaagatattttatttattttatttgattagacaGAAACTCAGAAACATACCCAGAGAAGTAGATTCCTTCATTACAAatgtataaaaacataaataacatTAATGAGAAACCCTAAACAAAACAAAGCGACACCGTTTTCAACCCTTCTTGGGAGAAAGCTTCTTAGCCGGCGAAGAAGCTTTCACTTTCTCTGCTTTCACTTTCTCACCTTGAGACGAACCAGCAGTCCTCTTAGGAAGCAGAACCGGGTTGATATTCGGAAGCACACCGCCACTCGCTATCGTCACACCGTGCAACAGCTTCCCCAGCTCCTCATCGTTCCTTATCGCCAAACAAAGATGCCTCGGGTTTATCCTGTTCTTCTTGTTATCCCTCGCCGCGTTTCCAGCTAGCTCAAGAACCTAACATAAACAGATAAAGATAAAGATGATTAGAATCAAGATCCGTAAAAGATTTCAATCAGAGAGATCTTATGGAGAATTATTACCTCGGCGGCGAGGTACTCGAGAACAGCGGCGAGGTAGACCGGAGCGCCGGAGCCGTACCTGACCGCGTAACGGCCTTTCTTAAGGTAACGAGCGATACGACCGACGGGGAACTGGAGACCGGCTTTGACGGACTTGGAGACGCTCTTCTTGCGGTCTCCTCCCCTTCTTCCACCTCTCGCTGGCTTGGTTGCTGCTGCTGATGACTCCATcgggattttgtttttttttaataaacggATCTAAAGAGAGTTGAGTGTACTGTTTGTGTAATGAGGTCATAGCAACatgtatgtatataaaataaaatatcatgttTTTGCCACGCTGGCGATCCGAGTGTTAGTGAAGTTAACGGTTCAGATTGTATTTAGCTGGTTTTGATCCAACGGTCACTCTTTACAGTCAGAAAACAAGAGTATGTATTAATCTTTAGGTCAAAGACCTTCTCTTTATACAAAGGTTTCATTCCTAAACTAGATTTACaagatatatgaaaattaatggcAATATATTCTAAGAGATATATACACATATGTTATGGACTTGGACCATGGACTTGGCCCGTAAAGGACTGTCGTGGGACGGTATTAGAACGAGGTTTTCTAGGCCCATAAACTTGCAGGCCTCGCGGGACGGGTCTTTGCAGGACTGGGCCTTTTGCAGGATTACATGGACccgcatttttttttattttttattttacctgaaaaaacgagagagagtgagaagaaAATGATTCTTGTGACTTTTCCCCATAAAACATAAGGAGTTCCAGcgatgatgattcgagctccggcgatgatgattcgagctccggcgatgatgattcgagctccggcgatgatgattcgagctcTGGTGGTGTTTTAATTTGGTTTTCTCTATTTATTACACACAACTATGAATTGCTTTATTACAATGTGGGATTTATTGTTtaagttgattggttttgttttcagtactgTGAAAtggtgtttttcttaaattaaatttggttacaatgatgttgtttaggagaaaagttagttgtatatcatgtcacttgtataatttgacaaagtgattcacgattttttttttaaatccaaagaATTACAAAGAGAGATGGTTTGATGAAGACATACAACACTTGAGCCAAGTTATTACAAAGACAACAActcaatcagattcaaacttaataaaatcttatgttgataacaaaaaaaaggtttttaacTCAAGAGCACAAGCACAAACAGAGTTTTAtggcattgattttgataaggCTTTAGTGAAGCTTAATGAGCTCTCTTCAACTCTCTTACACAACTCTTTCACTTGAACATTCATGAAGGAAGTTGTAGTAGACGGTTTGATAAAGAGGCATCCCGCGAGACGGCACGGCATGTATGTTATGTGGTATGGGTttgtaggggtgggcgttcgggtacccgttcgggttcgggtcgggtatttcggattttcgggtatttcggtatagaggtctagaacccgttcgggtatttctgtacttcgggtcgggttcgggtatttttagttcggattcggttatttcggttcgggttcggatatttagattttgaaaaaaaatattaaaattttcatttctcaagtttattgtatttaaaaatataacttttagttaactaattttttatttttaatagattgaatagttaatagatttggacataatattttaaaactaaaaaggcactaatttagttatttttttttaaattttggatataactttttgttactttttgaaataaaaaacttgacatgcattttaagtgagtagtaaatcattttttccggaattgtatgtatatcatatgaacttaaattatgtgtagtatcaatataaatattttatataaaattagagatataaactagaaacataaggttaattatacatatgttcggttatcttcggatatccattcgggttcgggtattatccgttcgggttcgggtatccaatctctccttattcaaatacccgttcgggtattttgctacttcggttcggatttcggttcggttttttcggatcgggttcgggtgccacttcggatatcgggtaaagtgcccatcCCTATGGGTTTGGGCCCGGTATTCTGAGGACCCCAGCCCGCGTGGGACATGCCCGCTGTAACCCGCCCGATGACAAACCCGTCGCAGTACGGGACCAAACAGGATGGATAAACATGTTTGACATCTCTATATCCGAATACCATCTCTCAAGTTGGAGAGTGTAGATTTCAAACTCCCAACTTGATAAGAAATGCTCCAAACTCTTTATTCCCAAGAGATTTTGTCAATATATCAGTCAATTGCATCTTTGTGGAGACATGCTTCATTGTGATGAATTTTCTAACTATCTTGTCTCATATAAAATGATAACTGACACCCACATGTTTAGTCTTCTCATGACATACCGGATTTTCCGCCATATAAATCGCTGAGATATTGTTACAATAAACCA
The Brassica napus cultivar Da-Ae unplaced genomic scaffold, Da-Ae ScsIHWf_2397;HRSCAF=3098, whole genome shotgun sequence DNA segment above includes these coding regions:
- the LOC125600812 gene encoding probable histone H2A.5, translating into MESSAAATKPARGGRRGGDRKKSVSKSVKAGLQFPVGRIARYLKKGRYAVRYGSGAPVYLAAVLEYLAAEVLELAGNAARDNKKNRINPRHLCLAIRNDEELGKLLHGVTIASGGVLPNINPVLLPKRTAGSSQGEKVKAEKVKASSPAKKLSPKKG